Sequence from the Lepidochelys kempii isolate rLepKem1 chromosome 7, rLepKem1.hap2, whole genome shotgun sequence genome:
GAGAGATGAATTAAGCCATGGCCCTTTTGTACAAACTGACAGTATCCAGGAAAAGGACAATAAAACTGATTTAGAGGGACACTTCACAGATAATTACCTATCTTTAAGTTCACCCCAAGCAACAGTAAATACTTCATTTTACCAAAATCAGGACAATGTGCAACAGGATGATTCAAAAAACAAAGACCTACTGAAAGACACTGAGAACAGTGAAAATGTGTCTATCTCTGGACACCAGTCAAATGAACACGGTTTAAGGAAAAGTCGACATTATCCGTCACTGAAAGGCTGCAGTAGAGACAATGCAAATGCAAAAGCTGCACAGCAAATGCAAATGTATAGTTCCAGTGTACAAGGCCACAAAAGTGAGAGAGCTGCTGAAAGCCAGGATGGAAATGATGACCCTAAAATACCCCCCAAACTTCTTTCATCAGCAGAAGATGGTGTTCCTTACAATGCAAATCAAACCAGTGTAAGAAGTAGCAATGAAAATAAAGGCAAAACCAGCAGTAGTTCTTCTGAATACTCTTTTGTGACCACAGTCGATCAGCCATTTCAGGAGGAGCCCTTTTCACTGATTCGGCTGTTTCAGAAAGCATGCCTTGAGGAAAGTCACAGGAGTAGGAATAAAATGAATGTAGATGACAAGGAAAGTagtaaagggaaagggaaaatggTAGGGAAAGAGGAGTTGCAGTATTATGCTTTTAGTAACTGTGACACTAGCACGGAAGAGCGGTGTGAGGGAAAGGTGGCACAGGGTGAGAGTGAGAGCATGGCAGAAGAGAGATTGATGAGTGAGAAGAGGGAAGAGGTCAATAGAATGAATTCTGCAGCAGAAGGCAACAAGGATACTTCCACCTCCCAGTCAGAAGAGCCAGCATTATCACTTTCTTCAAATTCATTCAAACCCAGTCTGTTTCTGATTAAAGACAACACATTCAAATCATCTCCTGTGATAAAGGCAGTCAAGCTACCTCTGCTTAGGTCCTTGTCCTCAGAAGACACAGTCAGTAGTAGTTACAGGGAAACAGAAAGCAGATTGGAAGCTACCGTAGAGAAGGACAAGCAGCTTTACAGGCAGGGCCAAGGTACACCTAGCATTCAAGAGATTTACCGGTCATTATCAAGAAACATAAAAGAACAGGATGCAAGAGATGCACTAATCAGAAATGAGGATGCCAGTGCACTGGGATCTACTCCAGCTAGCATGGGCTTTCAAGGGGCAGGTAACACCAAACTGATATGGGAGCCCACCCTTTCAGAAGATGTAGGGAGTTTTTCATTAGGGATGTCGAGGAAAGATGGTGAAGTGACTCATACTTTATTAAATAAAGTTGGGAAAAGTAATGAGGAAAGTGTGCACCGCAGCAAAGAGAAGCCCACGGTTGGAAAGACGAAGCACTACTTAGCACGGTCAAAATCAGCTTTAGGAGCTAGCTCAGCGCAAAACAAATTGGGCTCCCCTTCAGAAGAGAAGGCAAATTATTTTAAGAATTATCTTTTGTCTAATCGAAGAGGTGGGTCATGTGCAAAAAAAATAATCACTAGGGAGATAAGTTCTCCGGCAAGAAGCTTGGTCTTAGAGAACCATGTGTATTGTCCTGTAACCAGTGATGTTTCAAGAGACATCAGATACTTGGAAGAAACACCTGCTGTGTTAGATGATCTTGCGTGTACCATTGTAACAagcccaaggtcagacagcatTATGTGCTCCGCTGTTACCAGTCCACTGTCAGAGAAAATTGCCAGTGTAACGAAGGCAGAGGATATTACAGATTCCACTTCGTTGAATTTGGTAACAAAGAACCACGCTGATATTTCTGCAGAGGAAATACTCGAGTCAACGCGGAGGAGCCTGCTCACTGAGGACACCAGCGATTCTAGACGGACAAACGAGAGATCACAGAGTTGTATGGAGAAACCGCTGGGCAAGCCACCTGCGGTGCCACCGAAAAGCGAAAAGGCCCTGCGCCGAGCAAAAAAACTGGCCAACAAGAGAAAAAAGATAGAGGCACAGCAGAAGAACCTTCCAACGGAGCACCCAGCTACTGTTGTGAGAAAGCTGTCCCATTCTGGACAGATTCCATTATCCCCCGTAACCCTGATCCATTCTCCACCATCTCCTGGGTCCCGTTCGCCTTTCCCTCCTTCAGAATCGAGCATGGTGAGACTCAGAGGTGCCCAGTCAGTAAGCCCCACACCCTCTTTACCTGCAACTCAGCGTAAACTCCTTCAAGATCCTGACTCAGGGCAGTACTTCGTCGTCGATCTATCCGGTCAGGTTCATTTCAAGACCTTTTATGAGCCAGAAACTGGCAAATACATCCAAGTACCAATCCATTCCTCAGAAAGGGGCTTACACCAAACCGCCTCTTTGGAAAATTTTAATTCTCCTTGTGTATTGTACCCTAGTGCGCTACCTTTACCCATGGCAACTATGAGATCAGTTTCCCAACTCTCTGAACCTCTTCCACTAATGCAGAAAGTACCAGGAGCATCAGCAGAAGCAGCTGAAGACTGGCAGCAAGACGGCAGAGATGCTCAATTGCTCGAGAGTCAACCCTATATTGAACCTGTATCTGACTCACACAGTCAACATGCTGAGGAAACTCAGTGTAATTGTACAAGAGACATGAGTCCAGCTGCAAACATGGACATCATTTCAATCAGCGATTTAGAGGATTTTGCTGTTGAAGGGATATCTTAAGAACTGAAATGATAAATTAATTGAAATATAAATCTATTCAGACACAGACTCACATTTGATATTTGTAAACACTTACAGTCTGAATCTTGTTGTGGCTAGGTTGGGTGAGAAGGAAAATGAAGGCTTGCATCTCCAAAGGGGAGAGGTGTCACTGTGAAGAAATTTGCTGTTGGGGTCAACCCCCAGCTTATCAATAAGACAAAGGGGCAATGCTAGCAAAATACAAATCTGATGGTAGGAAACCAcccactgctgctgctactgctgttgCTTTGCCACTAGGGTCGCAAAGATGGCAAAATTGGAGGTGACCTTGTCCAGTGCTTAGAATGGTGCTATGTGACAGGTGACAGAGAGTAAGAGTGCTGAGTAGAACAGTCTCAGAACAGATGCCAACTCTAGTTAAGACTCGTCACTCTTTCTGTCTTGGACCCACGTTTACCAATAGACAATATCGGGCCGTGAACATCAGATATACCTGACAGAGTCACTTTTTTGCGTACACTGAAAAGCCAGAATTTAATGACTAGATTATTGTATATTGGATATACAATACAGCACCTGAACTGAAAGCAAATCAAAACACTGAAAAGTAAAAGCAGCAGCTCTACTCTTTCGAGATACCTGTACATGCCCGCTAAAGTGCTGCTAGCATTTTAAGACTGATTAATATTTCCACATATTCCCCCCCAGTCTCAGAAGTTACTTATAACATAGTTCACTCCAGATTGAAACTTGGCCTGGAAATAGTCTACCAAGGAGCGAAATGGAAGGAGATGCACTTGCAATATGTTTTGTTAGAATGGGAAGACTTTGGATGACTGTATTTCagatgcttttctttttcttaccaAGCTCTAGTGAAACAcaaaactaactttaaaaaaagtgagAAATATTTAGTGGTTCTTTATTTTGGACTGGTGCAttctgtgattttaaaaagtgacaaggAACAGCCAAGTTAGTAATTTCTAGGAAGTGCAGTAAAAAAGCAACTTATTTTGATCGtcactttttttgaaatatctgTATCAAATTTATACCACCCTTTTTAGCTCTTTTTTTCACCTTTATACTGGATGGTACCTTGTCAAAGATCTGCATAATCAGAAATGCATGGTGACAAGATGGCGCAAGTATAATATATAGTAATATGTCTGCTTATACATGTCTCTATTCTGTGCACTGGTTTCTTTTTTTATCCTTCCCCGTTCATTTTGTCCTCCCCAAAGGAAATGAAAAAGTGAAAGCTCTATGGAAGAATAActtcaggcctgattctcctcttacaccAGAAAAACTCAGTTGTCTTCAGTAGAGTTTCTCTTGATTTACAATtgagtaagaggagaatcaggccttttgtcTATAGTTGAAGAAGAACAGACAAAAAACAGAATTATAAACAATAAATCTGACAGAGGTTGTTCTTGGGCGTAGCTTAACCAGCCCCTGGAAATTCTGGATTTCTCATGAGAGAGCTTGTTCTCACAACGTAGATCAAAGGGGTTTGATTAAACTTCACTTTTTTGCATACTTCCCCAAACTGAGCATTGGGTGAACCTCAGATGGTTTGAAATCATCGCTGGCACACACCTGTACATTCAGAACCTATACTAGCCAAACAAATGATGCCATTCATTGCACCCATTCAATGATGCAGTTCCCTTATAGTCAATGGTCTATGGGAATCATTCTgtttatttcagtgggctttggattgggccctaaattattttttcatgcaTATTTTAACGGTTGTGCAGAAGTGTGCAAAACTGATGCAATTTTGTGACTTGGGGGCCAGTTTGCAGCTCTCAGATTTAGGTTTTCAATGAAATTCAACAAGATGTCTAAATATAAGCATATATTCTGTGAAAATTCAAATTTCTATGCAATCTTTGACTTGGCGTGGGCTCATTTTACCTCAGAAAAATGCATTCCAGTTTCCCCTGGAACAGGGGCTCATTTTTGAGCACAAGCATTTGCAAAACATGAGTGTTGCAGGAACAAATATCCCTTCTCAAATTGGTATGGTAAGGCACGAGTCCAGTGTTGAACGCTTTTCTCTTTTATTGCCAATATTTTGCAAAACTTCTAACATGGTACCATCCacattagaatcataggactgaaagggacattaagaggtcatctagtccagtcccctgcactcaaggcattATACTTTCCTGTCTGCTATGCCAACCTTTATACAACACAACATCTTATCAAGCACAAAACAAGTATGACGtatttatacaaatatttttagGCTTGGAATGATTAGATttgtattggtaaatgttgatttcactgaacATACACAAGCTATTGAAAAcatatttccatcgataataatCAAAAATTATacataggcaaagaaagaaaaatgctgcttgagaacttattagaatttgatttaaggatacttattttgtatattttgacatgataatttgtgtttttgcagttataaagctttagttttttgaatctcaaagtctactgtcattaaataattattgtttgaCCCCTTTATTGTCTGattccccataatttcctgcaactgtgaaaatttaaacagatacaaattgaaaaaaaaaatgcttaaaacccataattttgtgcaactgaaaatttaaacgaaacaaatgcttaaaaataaatatcaatattatctgtcaaaattataaaaaaaataaaaattgaattctgccatgTCTAAATATTTGATATAAAATATTCAGTTGCATGGACAAAGATGTTGCAATTTGCTTTTTTCTCCCGCAAATGCATACTCTGCATTATTTATTTGCTTTGCACATGTAGCTGTATATTTTGTGTGCCTACTTACCCATTTGTGCCAGCACACTCAACAGCCTGGCTCACGCTATTGGAAATGAGTGTGCTGGCACAACTGGTCAAGTCTTAGCAAAATAAAGGCTTGTGTATTCAACA
This genomic interval carries:
- the C7H10orf71 gene encoding cardiac-enriched FHL2-interacting protein; translated protein: MQGNRKHMDGLSDSSSLGSLLDDTDREVCSLTDRAFKSLCVAELEACDKELELVISPEITHQLSSKIHQGTLNHAIKKSNICNKLSLKNNEHTTRASTFQQLPKPVQEEKKVAKNSTVERKKPNLPASGPRKNKHVSKVSCLINTFDKAENQCPEGSLGAVKQPVKNSSQKYRLIQGNDMAFWDDTAILNIQRELSQFSGVCRDNHWLSDKREVQKRHNKIDVGYCGPDGYHPALMNTSNVFKANLTSSSKKTVKSRRGKVKEPAKKGNFLHSENSAFESWNAHHNKLSEKEESADIIPKKEAITHFEETPLVTGSYTSKHKPPPRKATGARIQEKDFLMDLFPRTTEFQDHVTPATVPQVLGPLIPVHPVPPAAEFQVPIPPAPVPQVSGPSTSEPQVSVPPTSVPQVSGPSLAPMSQVPAPPTSPVSKAPPPLPSVSQVTCSQKKATKPELDYICPPWRKQRNIKGVAAKAPESSNEKLQLSGEEFSFYKKPSAVEPFADTTAVGNQVNSPESISPSFNITKLLTPIIPLKQETENQPVLVTPPIPDTAAAKEHEGSGFSDCQSRDNYKSKAPSLLFNLKDVRKRVKSTYSPSPLLKEKNKTKENMKQESIKMNATVSTFLEESSLEVAERDELSHGPFVQTDSIQEKDNKTDLEGHFTDNYLSLSSPQATVNTSFYQNQDNVQQDDSKNKDLLKDTENSENVSISGHQSNEHGLRKSRHYPSLKGCSRDNANAKAAQQMQMYSSSVQGHKSERAAESQDGNDDPKIPPKLLSSAEDGVPYNANQTSVRSSNENKGKTSSSSSEYSFVTTVDQPFQEEPFSLIRLFQKACLEESHRSRNKMNVDDKESSKGKGKMVGKEELQYYAFSNCDTSTEERCEGKVAQGESESMAEERLMSEKREEVNRMNSAAEGNKDTSTSQSEEPALSLSSNSFKPSLFLIKDNTFKSSPVIKAVKLPLLRSLSSEDTVSSSYRETESRLEATVEKDKQLYRQGQGTPSIQEIYRSLSRNIKEQDARDALIRNEDASALGSTPASMGFQGAGNTKLIWEPTLSEDVGSFSLGMSRKDGEVTHTLLNKVGKSNEESVHRSKEKPTVGKTKHYLARSKSALGASSAQNKLGSPSEEKANYFKNYLLSNRRGGSCAKKIITREISSPARSLVLENHVYCPVTSDVSRDIRYLEETPAVLDDLACTIVTSPRSDSIMCSAVTSPLSEKIASVTKAEDITDSTSLNLVTKNHADISAEEILESTRRSLLTEDTSDSRRTNERSQSCMEKPLGKPPAVPPKSEKALRRAKKLANKRKKIEAQQKNLPTEHPATVVRKLSHSGQIPLSPVTLIHSPPSPGSRSPFPPSESSMVRLRGAQSVSPTPSLPATQRKLLQDPDSGQYFVVDLSGQVHFKTFYEPETGKYIQVPIHSSERGLHQTASLENFNSPCVLYPSALPLPMATMRSVSQLSEPLPLMQKVPGASAEAAEDWQQDGRDAQLLESQPYIEPVSDSHSQHAEETQCNCTRDMSPAANMDIISISDLEDFAVEGIS